GATATTGTAAAATCAATCAAAAATAGCGAAGGATCTTCCTCCAACCCTTTTTCCAACAATGTCCTGACTTTTTCCTTTAGCATAAAAAATTAAGTAATAAAAGAGGGGACTAATGTCCCCTCACGAATACTTTTTATCCTTTCAGTAGTGCAAATATATTGCATTAAAGATTAATCTCCTAATTTATAGTGTCATCATTCAATGATTTCTATAGCTTTTTCTTCTCGAATAGGGTTTCCATATTTATCCATTCCATATAATATTACTAAATAAGTTCCTGAAGATACATTTCTATCTATATGGACCACTGTACTCTTGCTAGGCTCCAGGAAAGGCTCCCAATATATCGACGACAACTTCTCCTTTTTTTCCCTCATGTCAGCAAATTTACCTGAACGAGAAAAACCAGGAACTTGGGTGTTGACCCAATTTAGAGATTCATTATAGCCCAACTTTTTGGACAACTTGCCTCTCTTAGAATAAAAGGCAATAACACCATTGCCACCTCTAGCACCAAAGGCAGCCGTTCTACCCCCCTTTATTACATCAACAAACATTATTTCTTCTGCCAGCATTTGCTGTACAGATAATTTAGAAACTGGTACTCCGTTTAAAAGAAAGAGCGGGTCATTGGATTCATTGATACTTCCAACACCCCTGATTACAGCTTTTTGATTTGGGAAACTTCCAAAAAGATACACACCTGGAGCTTCCATTAGCAAGTCCATAGCACTCACCGCAGCTATTTTGGACCTCAAAGCATCAGCCATAACCCTATAATCATATGATAAATAAGGCGTTAATTTACTGAGTTCTTTACCAATTTTAGTTTCGTCCCAAGAAGTCTTTGATGTTACCACCACCTCTTCCAACAGAGTCACATCTTCATCAAAATCAATTGCCCCCAAATACTCTCCCTCTTTTAGATATCTATTAAATTGGACATCATTTCTACCAGTAAAATCATTGACATCTAAGGCCCCAACCTTGGGCCATTCATCAACCACATCAATGACCAAATTATTCTCTTTAAACTGTTTACCACCTAAGTTATTTGCTTGAATTATCACATTCAAAGAATCATAGAACATAAATGGGCCAAACTTAAACTTCCCACTATCGTTTGTTACCACGGTCTCTTGAAATGGCGCTTCTCCAGCAACGGTTAAAAGCGCACTAGTCTTTGAAGCATCATTATAGTTTTTTGCTTTAATGTGACCTGATATCATTATTCCCAATTCAGGTTTATATTTCAAGGTATTCAAATCAAATTGCTTGACCTCTCCCCAATCTATTGCATTAGAACTATCTAAAATCATAATAGCGTCCCAGACCTCCTTTTTTTTCAAGGGTTCGTTAATGTACAAATCCCGCATTACTTCCCATTTCCTAAAAGGGTCCTTTACTTCGATAATTTTTCTGCTATAATTGTTATCTCCCATAATAATCCTATCAATGGGGGTGACCGCTAGCGAAATATTACCTTTTACAACATCAGGGTTATTTAACTTTAAAAGGATAGAATCCCCTTTTTTAATCTTTATCTTTTCTGTTTCTAGAATTAGACGATAACTTTCTAAATTACCATCGAAGTAGATTTGCCTTTGACACTGAATATTTCCGTTTTTATCAAAAAGGGAAAAAGTTATCAAATTAGCCTCAATTTTATCCTTGCCAATTTTGAGTAATTTCGAATTTTCACTGAGCTCCTTTCCAAACTCATAAGAAATTAGAGTTTTTTCTCCCGAATGAACTAAGAGAAAGGAGCCTTTCAGACCATTTTTTTCAGTGTTGACCAAATTAGCAACAAAATGACTCCCTCTTTCTTTTACACTCAAGGAATATCCCTCTTTTTTTACTGTAGGCAATTCCTTTTCATATACATAACCTCCAGATCTAATTACCACTTTGTATTCTCGATTAAAATTTGGTAAAAAACTGGCTTTACCATAACCAGGAGAAATCAAATTAAAATGAGTTACCACATTTCCAATATCATCCAGAACCTGTCCCTTCCCACCAAGTATTAGCCCTTCATTTCCAATTGCCTGAACACCAATAGTTGCCATAACATCATGAACCAGTGAACCACCTTCACTTCTAACCATAATTTCAGGAACAACATTCGCCCTTTTTTCATTTTCATTTCCAAAAAACTTTTTTTCCGAATTTATATACAACGATTTAGTATTCACACGCGGAACCTCATTATTCAGCATAAGCTTAGTAAAGGCCCTCAAATAATACTTTCCTGCATCCCAATTGTTCTTAACAGAAAAATTCCCGTAAGCACCAAATTCCGAAACCTTTAGCTTACTCCTATCCACTATTTGACCTTTATCGTCAAGTAATTCTGTATACAAAACACCACTATAGGGCTTTTCTTGGTTGCTTAAACCATTTGTCAAAAATATTCGAAACCATATAGTCTCACCTTTTTCATAATAATCTTTGTCCGTTATGACCATTGTTCTTTCATTGACCATTAAACCATAACCCATTAATTGCCCAATTAGCCCTTCTACACTTTGTGATTCGGATTCATGAAATATAGGCGGGGCAGATCCGATTAGGAGTAGAACAATCAAAGTGAATATAATTTTCCGCATAAACTAATTAAAATTAATTTGTAATCTTTTTCTAGTTAAATCTTCTAAAAGATAAACTTTTTTATTGATTTAAACCAACAGCATATCTAAATACTTCACTCTTTCAAAATTCAATTTGAAGACTCAATTAAGTTTTGTGCGAACCGGAATATTGTGTTTCTGAAGATTGGTGACGACTTATTAGGTTAAAATCAGCCTTAAATAAAAAAATTGATTTAATACGAGGATTTTTCAGTAATTAAGATGAAGTTCCTCAAATTGTTTAACCTAAAAAAGTCTATATAAAGTAAGTTAACAACAAAACTTTAAGCCGAATAACCTTAAGTGTTAATTAAAAAAAGCCACCGTTCTGTTGCCAAGGTATTTAACTTTGAATAATGATTATTGCACCACACTAAAAATACCTGCAGTATGGGAATCTTTTTCTGGAGAGGTCAAATCATTTATACTATCCACCTCTCTCCTAAACCTTAGTATCATAAGGGTATCCAATTGACTTTGGATGCTATCTCTCATTTTCTGCCAATTGGCGGCATTCATTTTCTTATTGTATTCCGTAATCTTATCAAATCTTGAAAGATTATATCGATTGGCCTTCCAGGCATGCTGGGTACTTTTTTGATGTTGTAGGTCCTGAAGATAAATACCCACACCAAAACCAACCAGCACAACGACTAGTATGATCTTTAAACTTTTTGCGGTCAACTTCATAACATTAGTTCATAAGAGTGGGGCAAAACTAAATAAGAGAGTCAAAATTTAATATCTACAAACAGCTAATTCTTGACGCAATCAATGGGCAATGTACAAAATATCCATTTCATGATTCCAAATACTCGTTGAAGTTTAACATCCATCGATAACAGACGCCAATCTACATAGCTATTTCCATAAAATGGAGAAACTCAATAAAAAAATCCTAACATCTCATCAATGTTAGGATTCTATAATCTTACTTAGTTGGCCCACTAGGACTCGAACCTAGAATGACGGTACCAAAAACCGGAGTGTTACCATTACACCATGGGCCAATACCTCTAAGAGCGTGCAAATTTAAAACAAAGTTTGATCTGAACAAACATTTTTTAATCCAAAAAAGGAAAAATACATATTTCATTGCCTGTTAAAGGTTTATAAAAATAATGGGTTGGTATCTATATAAATTAGTAAATTCGCCGGATAGCTTTAACCAAGGTGCCATGTTTTCAAAGAACTTCAAAAAATGGGACACCCTTCTTGGGTGGGCCGTTTTTTTCATATCATTTATCACCTACTTTATTACCGTTGAACCCACCAATAGTTTTTGGGATGCGGGTGAATACATAGCAACATCGGCCAAGCTGCAAGTAGGACACCCCCCAGGGGCACCTTTACTACAAATGATAGGTGCATTTTTTGCCATGTTCGCCTTAGAACCTAGCCAAGTGGCCATGATGGTAAATTTAGTATCCGGGGTTTCCAGCGCCTTTACGATTTTATTCATGTTCTGGACAATTACCAATATTGCCCAAAAATTAATGGACAATAATGAGCCTATGACCAATAGTAAGGCCATTGCTATATTGGGAAGTGGCTTGATAGGCGCATTGGCCTTTACCTTTTCGGACAGTTTCTGGTTCAATGCCGTAGAGACCGAAGTTTATTCCATGGCCAGCCTTATTATGGCCCTATTGCTTTGGTTGGGGTTAAAGTGGACGGACAATTTGGAGGACCCCCGGGGTAACCGTTGGATCATACTCATTTCCTTTGTGGTTGGGCTTACCTTTGGGATTCAGTTCATGGGATTTTTAGCCATTCCATCCATAGGACTTCTCTATTACTTTAAGACATACAAAAAGACCACCGTAAAAAACTTTCTTTTGGCCAATATCATTGTGATAGCCATCTTAATGTTGGTCTATAAATTCTCCCTTACCTACGTACTGATGTTATTTGGTTGGGGCGAAGTGTTCTTTGTAAACACTATTGGTCTTCCCTTTAATTCGGGTTCCATCATTATTGGGCTACTGTTCATTGCCGCCTTTTATTTTGGTCTGAGTTATACCCGAAAAAACAATTACAAGGTGGCAAATACCATTGTACTTTGTTTGATGTTCCTTTTTCTTGGCTTTTCATCTTGGTTGATGCTCCCTATCCGTGCCAATGCACAGGTGGTCATCAACGAGAACAATCCCGAAGATGCCCGTGCACTTTTGGCCTACTACAATAGGGAACAGTATCCAGGTGTGGATAGTCCCGTATACGGTACCTATTATTCGGATATGTTCGCTCCCGCCGGCGAGGACAGGGATGGCACCCCTAAATATGAAAAGGATTACACCTTGGGCAAATATATTGTCGTAAACAAATACAAAAATTCGGAGCAAGGCCCTAACCCCAAGCACCAAGGAATTCTCCCCAGAATGTGGAGCTCACAGCACGCGTCCAATTATATGCGATATTTTGGGCCCTTGGATTTCAAAATGACGGAATACAATGCCGATCTTGCCGAAGCCATTAATCAAGTAAAAACGGGATTTGCAAACGGAGAGATAGATGCGGACCAATATATTAGTTTTATAAAAAGGTTTAGTGACTACATCGAAGTTGAACCACCATCCGTTTGGGACAATATCAAATACATGTTCGAATTTCAATTCAATTACATGTATATGCGATATTTCATGTGGAATTTCGTAGGAAAACAAAATGACGTACAAGGACGCTACAACGAAAATGGAAACTGGCTAAGTGGTATCAATTTTATTGATAGTGCAAGGTTGGGTAGCCAAGAAAATCTGCCAAGCGACATTTTGAACAATCCAGGCAGAAATACTTATTTCTTTTTGCCTTTGCTCTTAGGAATCATAGGTCTTGTTTTTCAGGTTTCAAAAGACCCAAAACAATTTTGGGTGCTGATGATATTTTTCCTTTTTACCGGAATTGCCATCCAATTTTACACCAACCCTTACATATTTCAACCTAGGGAACGGGATTACTCCTTGGTCGGTTCCTTTTACATTTTCGCCATTTGGATAGGCCTTGGAGTATACGGTCTTTATGACGGATTCAAAGATTGGATTACCCCAAAGGTTTTGGCTCCCGCAGTAGTGGTTATTTGCCTACTCGCAGTACCCACGGTGATGGCGGTTCAAAACTGGGATGACCACGATCGTTCCAATAAATTTACGGCCAATTCTTCAGCCACATCCTATTTGGACTCCTGTCAGGAAGATGCCGGTGCCATTTTGTTCACCATTGGGGATAATGATACCTTCCCATTATGGTATGCCCAGGAGATAGAAGGGTATCGTACCGATGTACGTATCGTATGTACCAGCTTGTTCGAAACGGATTGGTATATAGATCAAATGAAGCGAAAAGCTTATGAAAGTGATCCTATCCCCTCACAAATAGAACATGACAAATATCGATTTGGCTCAAGGGATGTACTCTATCATCAGGGTATTACGGAAAACAGGTGGCCTATCAAGGATTTTATCAATTGGATTGATAGCGATAAACCCAGAACCAAATTGGGCTATCTTCTAGAGCAACAAGGTTCAGATTTAAGCAATTTTTCTGAAAACACCCAGAATATGGTGTTTTACCCTACGAATAAAATCAGGGTTCCCGTAAACAAAAAGAACGTACTTGAAAGTGGTCTCGTCAAACCAAAAGATTCAGCCTTGATTGTAGATTACATCGACATTGATTTACCCAGTGCAATTACCAAGAAAAGCATGATGATGTTGGATATTTTGGCCAACAATGATTGGAAACGTCCTCTTTATTTTTCTGGGGGAAGTTTTGATGATGCGGAATATCTTTGGATGAAGGACTACCTGCAATTGGATGGTCTTGCCTATAAATTGGTACCCATTAGGACCGAGAGACCTAATTCCTTTGAAATGGGTCGAATTGATACCGACCTCATGTACGATATTGTTAAGAAATGGGATTGGGGCAATGCTGGGGGAGACATCTATCACGACACGCAAACCCGAATCCAAAGTGTAAGTTACAGAGGAAACCTAGCACGGTTGATGGAAGCCTTGATAAAGGAGAATAAAATAGACAAGGCCAAGGAAATCATTGAAATGTCCCTAAAAAATATGCCCGTAGAAGCCTTTGGATATTACTCTTTGGTTGAACCCTTTGTGGACGGTTATTATAAAGTGGGCGAAACCAACAAAGCACGTGAATTATTTGCCTTGTTAAAGAAAAAGTATCAGGAAAGGTTGGAATATTATGCCTTGACCAGTTTGGATGAGCAGTATAGCAATATTGATGATATAATTGCGGATATGGAGGCATATCGAAGAAATATAGATACTGTCATTGCCAATGACGAAAAGGATTTTGCCGAAAAAGAGACATTGATATTCAATGAATACATCGACAAATTTCAGCACTTCTACAAGGACCAGGATAGTATGGAAATGCCGGATGGTGAATTTCAGGACAATCCCGATATGATTATCGACACCTTACCCATGGTAGATACAATCAGTACAGATAGAACCACAACGGATTTACTTCAGGATACAATTGGTAATCCAATTCAATAAGCTGAGAGCATTTTTGAAAGAAAGAAAAAAAGCTATCTAAACGTATTCGTTTAAAATTCCGATGAGGGTTTTGGCATCCTGTTCGCCGCTTTGGCGCCATACCATTTCACCTTTTTTATAGATCATTAAGGTAGGTAGCCCCTTTACCCTTAATGCTTGGGAAAGTTCCTTGTTCTTGTCTACATCGATTTTAATTACCTTACCCTTATCACCTAGGGCAGCTGCCACATCCCTCATTACCGGATGCATAGAGGTAGATTGCTCGTTCCACTCCGCATAAAAATCAAGAAGGACAGGAACATTCAAATCTATAAGTTCACCAAATTTAGACATAGAATCGGCTTTACGTTATTGGCCAAATGTAGTAAAAAATGTTAAAATACAATATGAGCCTTAAGGTTTGTAGAACTTTGCACAAGTTAAAATCATGTTAAGGCCTTCTTTTTTAAAGTAATTACGGTAATCTCCGGCCAAATACCTACCCTTCCTGGATATCCCAAAAAGCCGAACCCCCTGTTCACGTTGATAAACTGTCCCAATTCCTTATAGACTCCAGCCCAATACTTATAGCGCCACTTTACGGGACTCCATTTTACCCATCCAGGAATTTCAATTCCGAATTGCATCCCATGGGTATGTCCGCTCAAGGTCAAGTGAAAATGTTTATCATCATGGATTACCTCTTCCGACCAGTGGGAAGGATCATGGCTCATGAGAATGGTAAAATCTTCCTGATTAATTTGGGAAGTTGCTTTTTTAAGGTCTCCGGCTTTTTTAAAGCCTCCCTTTCCCCAGTTTTCCACCCCTACCAAGGCTATCCGGTCCTCTCCTTTTTGAAGGTATCTGTGTTCGTTCAATAAAAGATCAAAACCCATGTTTTTCTGTAAGTCCTTTAAATCCTGCAGGTTTTGACGTTTCAATTCCTCCGTTTCCCAAGCAATATAATCTCCATAATCGTGATTGCCCAGCACGGAATATTTTCCATCCTTAGCATTCAAGGTACTGAACAACTCGGCCCAGGGCAGCATTTCCTCGGTTTTATTATTGACCATATCGCCGGTGAAGAGCAATAGATCGCTATTCTGCTTTTTAATCAATTCCACCCCGTATTCGATTTTCTTACGGTCATCAAAGCTACCACTATGAATATCGGATATTTGGGTAATTCGGTAACCATCAAAACTATCGGGTAGGTCCTCAAACTCCAAGGTGTATTTAAGTACCTTAAAATTGTATTTACCCTTGTACATCCCATACAATAAAGCACCAAAAGGAAGGGCCGCTATCCCTAATCCAATCATAGTCAGAAAACGTCGCCTTTCCGGCAAGGTAAATTCCTTGGAAACTCCAAATACTCTTTGATATGACCCGGAAAGTATTCTAAAGATATCCTCTGAGAAAAGAAAAAATATAATGACCAATTTGAATGAAAGTATGGTCAAAAGAAATCCAAAAGCATAGCTCTTTGGTCTACTGAGTACGCGACCCGCTTCCTCACCTGCCGTAAATTGATAAATAAAGTTTATCAAAACTACCAAAGAAACCAAAACGTATACGAGATAGACCCATGGTTGTCTAAACAAAGTCCTTAGGGCCTGAACGATGTAAAAGCTCAAACCTAAATATATGAGCACGAAAATAATCCAGCGAAGCATAATCCTATTTTCTACAAAGATATTTTAAGTCGCCCAAGAAAAAGGTCCATTTGGTTTTATTTAACCTTATTTACAACAGCTTTAATGGTTTCAAAATCCGAAATACCAAGTTGGTCATCCTTCAAAAAAGAAGCTGTATTCATGGATATGGAAGGTGGTATCGACAAGGTCCGATGGAATTTTGTGCCGGATAGGTGAACTGCACCAAAACCTTCTTTCTTGAACATTTCTATATTATGGTCATTAATTCCTGACCCTGGCAAAATCATAATATTTGAAGAACTCTCCTTTAATGCTTTCAACAGTGGTAGTCCTTCCTTAGCAGATTTTTGCTGACCAGAGGTAAGTACACAATCCACGCCCAAGTCATTCAATCTACCCAGGGTTTCCAATGGATTCCTAACCCAATCGAATGCCCTATGGAACGTAAAGCGAAGTCCTTTGGAAAAAGCTATCAAGTCCGCTGTACGGGCTTCGTCCAGCGTATAGTCCCTGTGCAATATGCCTGAGACAATGCCCTCAAAACCCAATTCCCTGCATAGTTCTATATCCCTTCCCATACTATCAAATTCATATTCGGAATAAGTGAAATCCCCACTTCTGGGCCGTATCAATACATGTACAGGAATGGAAATATGCTTCTTTACCGCCCTTAACAGTCCATAGGAAGGGGTGATACCGCCAACGGCCAACTCGGAACAAAGCTCAATTCTATCGGCCCCTGCCTTTTCCGCATTGATGGCAGATTCCAAAGAATTTGCACAAACTTCTACAAGCATCTTCTTATATTTAAATTTCTTAAAAGTAAAGAACCACGACCATGAAAAGAAGAAAGTTTCTTAAAAATTCCAGCACCTTGACCGCAGGAATGATAACCGCCCCATTAATCGCATCGTCCGGAAGTCCCCTCAAGGAATTTAGAACCATGAACAATGCATCAAAAAGCAATATTCCCATTGCTATTTGCACTTGGGATTTTGGAAACGCTACTGCCAAGGCATGGGAAGTTCTGAATTCTGGAGGAAACTCCTTAGATGCCGTTCATCAAGGTGTTATGGTAGAAGAGGACAATCTGGATAACCAGACCGTAGGAAACGGTGGTAGACCAGACCGTGATGGGAACGTGACCTTGGATGCCTGTATTATGGACAAGGATGCCAACTGCGGTGCCGTGTTGGCACTTCAAAATATAGCCAATCCTATTTCAGTTGCCCGAAAGGTGATGGAAGAAACACCCCATGTCATGCTCGTTGGAAAAGGTGCAGAACAATTCGCCTACGAGCAAGGCTTTGAAAGGACAAACCTATTGACCGAAAAATCAAAACAAGAATGGGAAGAGTGGAAAAAAACCTCCCAATACAAGCCCATAATCAATATAGAAAACCATGACACCATTGGCATGTTGGCCATAGACAAAAATGGGGATATTGCAGGAGCCTGCACAACGAGTGGTATGGCCTATAAAATGGCCGGACGCGTGGGCGACTCCCCCATTATTGGCGCAGGACTCTTTGTGGATAATGAAGTCGGCGGTGCCACGGCCACGGGGGTTGGAGAAGAAGTGGTGCGTACCGTAGGCAGCTTTTTGATCGTTGAACTGATGCGTCAGGGCAAATCGCCCCAAGAGGCCTGTGAGGAAGGCGTAAAACGAATTATTGCCAAAAACAAGGACAAACAGGACTTCCAAATAGGATTTATCGCCATCAATAAAAATGGGGAAACCGGGGCCTATTGCATTCATCCCGGGTTTACCTATAGGACCTATACCCAAGAAGGTCATGTCAATAATCCTTCGGGTAGTTATTTAGAATCTTAAGTCTATCGGCTTTAAAAACAAACTTCGTACTTTTATAAACTCACTTTTATTTTCCTAAAATGTCCGAACAAAAAAGACTATTTCTTCTAGACGCCTACGCATTGATTTTTCGTGGCTATTATGCCTTGATAAAAAACCCGAGAATAAATTCCAAGGGGATGGATACCTCGGCTATCATGGGGTTCATGAATTCTTTGTTCGATGTAATAAAGCGCGAAAAGCCCGATCATCTGGCAGTTTGTTTTGATAAAGGCGGAAGTGCTGAAAGAACAGAGCTTTTCCCAGAATATAAGGCTAATAGGGATGAAACCCCCGATGCCATCAGAATTGCGATACCCTACATACAGGATATTTTGAAAGCCATGCACATTCCATCCGTTGTTCTTGAAGGTTGGGAGGCAGATGATATTATCGGCACCCTGTCAAAGCAGGCGGAAAAAGAAGGTTATAAAGTCTTTATGGTGACTCCGGACAAGGATTTTGGGCAATTGGTGACCGAAAACATCTTTATGTACCGTCCTGCCCGAATGGGTAACGGTATTGAAATTTGGGGTATCCCAGAAGTTCAAAAGCGTTTTGGGGTTGAGCGTCCGGAACAGGTAATCGATTATTTGGGCATGATGGGGGACGCCAGTGATAATATACCAGGGCTTCCCGGCGTAGGGGACAAAACCGCCAAAAAATTTATCGAACAGTTTGGTACTTTGGAGGGTCTTTTGGAAAATACGGACCAGTTGAAAGGCAAAATGAAAGAGAAAATCATCGAAAATGCGGAGCTAGGGTTACTATCCAAGAAATTGGCGACCATTTGTACCGATTGTGACGTTACCTTTAATGCGGAAGACTATGAACTTTCCGTTCCCGATAGTGAGGCCGTACAAAAGATTTTTGAGGAACTGGAATTTAGAAGACTCAAAGACCAGTTCATTAAAATATTTTCGGGAGAAACAGAAGAAACCACCCAAACTCAGGTAACCAGTACCGAGACTGCAAAAAAAGTGTCCGCCTCGGCCGGTAGTGGTCAGTTTTCCTTGTTCGGTGGTGACGGTGCTTCGCCAGCGACCATCAAGGATACCTCCAGTAGAAATACGATTTCGGACATCCCACATTCCTACCAAAGCGTGACTCCTGGAATAGGCATGAAGTTATTTCTTCAAAACCTGATGAAGCAAACATCGGTTTGTTTTGATACCGAAACCACATCCATTAATCCGTTGGAAGCGGAACTCGTGGGTATTTCATTCTCGTGGGAAGCCACTAAAGGGTTTTATATTCCCATTCCGGAAGGAAAGGAGAACGCACAAGAAATTTTGGAGGAACTAAGACCCTTCTTTGAAGCCGAAGACATAGAGAAAATTGGACAGAACCTAAAGTATGATATTAAAGTACTTGACAAATACAATATCAAGGTCATGGGAAAATTCTTTGATACCATGTTGGCACACTACCTCATCAATCCGGATATGAGGCATAATATGGATGTTTTGTCCGAAACCTATCTGAACTACACGCCAATCTCCATAACGGAACTCATAGGAAAAAAAGGAAAAAACCAATTATCCATGCGTGATGTCCCCTTGGAAAAACAAACGGAATATGCGGTTGAGGATGCCGATGTAACCTTTCAACTGGCCCAACATTTTAGACCGGAACTGGAAGAAGCCAAAACCGACGGGCTGTTCAATGACATCGAAATCCCTTTATTAAAAGTTTTGGCAGACATGGAACTGGAAGGCATCAATTTGGATATTGACTTCCTTAAATCCCTATCCGAAGCCTTGGAAAGTGACATTGCCTCTTTGGAAAAGAAGATTTATGAGGCCGCAGGCGAGGAATTCAATATTGGCTCTCCAAAACAGTTGGGAGAAATATTGTTCGACAAAATGAACTTGGTGGACAAGCCTAAGAAAACCAAAACAGGGCAATACTCTACGGCGGAAGACGTATTGTCCTACTTGGCCAAGGACCATGAAATCATTCAAAATGTTTTAGATTACCGTGGGCTTACCAAACTAAAAAGTACCTATGTGGACGCGCTTCCCGGTCAGGTAGAACCTACTACAGGGAGGGTTCATACGGATTATATGCAAACCGTAGCGGCAACAGGCAGGCTAAGCAGTAATAATCCCAACCTCCAAAATATTCCAATACGAACAGAACGCGGAAGGCAGGTGAGAAAAGCCTTTATACCAAGAAATGATGATTATACCTTATTGGCGGCGGATTATTCCCAAATAGAATTGCGCATCATTGCCGCCTTAAGTGAGGAGGACACTATGATTGAGGCGTTCAAAAATGGGGAAGACATTCACGCTTCCACCGCTTCCAAGGTATTCAATGTACCCATAGAAGAGGTTACCAGAGAACAGAGAAGCAATGCCAAGACCGTAAATTTTGGAATCATTTATGGAGTTTCGGCCTTTGGCCTAAGTAATCAGACCGACTTGTCACGATCAGAATCCAAGGAGCTTATTGACACCTACTACAAAACCTATCCCAAGCTTAGGAACTATATAAGTGAGCAGATAGATTTTGCCCGTGAAAATGGGTATGTACAAACAGTCTTGGGTAGACGAAGATATTTAAAGGACATCAACGGCAGCAATGCCGTAGTCCGTGGAGCAGCAGAACGAAATGCGGTGAATGCCCCCATACAAGGAAGCGCCGCGGATATTATTAAAATCGCCATGATAAATATCCATAAAAAACTTCAAAAAGGTGATTACGAATCAAAAATGCTTTTACAGGTACACGATGAATTGGTTTTTGACATCTATAAACCTGAACTGGAAGAACTAAAAACATTGATAAAATCCGAAATGGAAAACGCCTATAAACTATCTGTTCCTTTGGATGTGGAGCTGGGCGAAGGTAACAACTGGCTTGTTGCCCATTAAAATTTAAAAAGGCACCTTTAAAAGGTGCCTTTTTGTTTTCATTTTATTCTTAACCTAAACTATTGGCCCAACGCTGCTTTTTGGATTCGCGCTTTTTAAAGCGACTAATTATAGACTTAAAAAAACTGCTTAGCGAATAGGGTTCAAAATCAAACCTTAGGAT
This window of the Maribacter cobaltidurans genome carries:
- a CDS encoding TonB-dependent receptor plug domain-containing protein, coding for MRKIIFTLIVLLLIGSAPPIFHESESQSVEGLIGQLMGYGLMVNERTMVITDKDYYEKGETIWFRIFLTNGLSNQEKPYSGVLYTELLDDKGQIVDRSKLKVSEFGAYGNFSVKNNWDAGKYYLRAFTKLMLNNEVPRVNTKSLYINSEKKFFGNENEKRANVVPEIMVRSEGGSLVHDVMATIGVQAIGNEGLILGGKGQVLDDIGNVVTHFNLISPGYGKASFLPNFNREYKVVIRSGGYVYEKELPTVKKEGYSLSVKERGSHFVANLVNTEKNGLKGSFLLVHSGEKTLISYEFGKELSENSKLLKIGKDKIEANLITFSLFDKNGNIQCQRQIYFDGNLESYRLILETEKIKIKKGDSILLKLNNPDVVKGNISLAVTPIDRIIMGDNNYSRKIIEVKDPFRKWEVMRDLYINEPLKKKEVWDAIMILDSSNAIDWGEVKQFDLNTLKYKPELGIMISGHIKAKNYNDASKTSALLTVAGEAPFQETVVTNDSGKFKFGPFMFYDSLNVIIQANNLGGKQFKENNLVIDVVDEWPKVGALDVNDFTGRNDVQFNRYLKEGEYLGAIDFDEDVTLLEEVVVTSKTSWDETKIGKELSKLTPYLSYDYRVMADALRSKIAAVSAMDLLMEAPGVYLFGSFPNQKAVIRGVGSINESNDPLFLLNGVPVSKLSVQQMLAEEIMFVDVIKGGRTAAFGARGGNGVIAFYSKRGKLSKKLGYNESLNWVNTQVPGFSRSGKFADMREKKEKLSSIYWEPFLEPSKSTVVHIDRNVSSGTYLVILYGMDKYGNPIREEKAIEIIE
- a CDS encoding glycosyltransferase family 117 protein, coding for MFSKNFKKWDTLLGWAVFFISFITYFITVEPTNSFWDAGEYIATSAKLQVGHPPGAPLLQMIGAFFAMFALEPSQVAMMVNLVSGVSSAFTILFMFWTITNIAQKLMDNNEPMTNSKAIAILGSGLIGALAFTFSDSFWFNAVETEVYSMASLIMALLLWLGLKWTDNLEDPRGNRWIILISFVVGLTFGIQFMGFLAIPSIGLLYYFKTYKKTTVKNFLLANIIVIAILMLVYKFSLTYVLMLFGWGEVFFVNTIGLPFNSGSIIIGLLFIAAFYFGLSYTRKNNYKVANTIVLCLMFLFLGFSSWLMLPIRANAQVVINENNPEDARALLAYYNREQYPGVDSPVYGTYYSDMFAPAGEDRDGTPKYEKDYTLGKYIVVNKYKNSEQGPNPKHQGILPRMWSSQHASNYMRYFGPLDFKMTEYNADLAEAINQVKTGFANGEIDADQYISFIKRFSDYIEVEPPSVWDNIKYMFEFQFNYMYMRYFMWNFVGKQNDVQGRYNENGNWLSGINFIDSARLGSQENLPSDILNNPGRNTYFFLPLLLGIIGLVFQVSKDPKQFWVLMIFFLFTGIAIQFYTNPYIFQPRERDYSLVGSFYIFAIWIGLGVYGLYDGFKDWITPKVLAPAVVVICLLAVPTVMAVQNWDDHDRSNKFTANSSATSYLDSCQEDAGAILFTIGDNDTFPLWYAQEIEGYRTDVRIVCTSLFETDWYIDQMKRKAYESDPIPSQIEHDKYRFGSRDVLYHQGITENRWPIKDFINWIDSDKPRTKLGYLLEQQGSDLSNFSENTQNMVFYPTNKIRVPVNKKNVLESGLVKPKDSALIVDYIDIDLPSAITKKSMMMLDILANNDWKRPLYFSGGSFDDAEYLWMKDYLQLDGLAYKLVPIRTERPNSFEMGRIDTDLMYDIVKKWDWGNAGGDIYHDTQTRIQSVSYRGNLARLMEALIKENKIDKAKEIIEMSLKNMPVEAFGYYSLVEPFVDGYYKVGETNKARELFALLKKKYQERLEYYALTSLDEQYSNIDDIIADMEAYRRNIDTVIANDEKDFAEKETLIFNEYIDKFQHFYKDQDSMEMPDGEFQDNPDMIIDTLPMVDTISTDRTTTDLLQDTIGNPIQ
- a CDS encoding thioredoxin family protein — translated: MSKFGELIDLNVPVLLDFYAEWNEQSTSMHPVMRDVAAALGDKGKVIKIDVDKNKELSQALRVKGLPTLMIYKKGEMVWRQSGEQDAKTLIGILNEYV